The Pseudophryne corroboree isolate aPseCor3 chromosome 2, aPseCor3.hap2, whole genome shotgun sequence genome has a segment encoding these proteins:
- the C2H1orf74 gene encoding UPF0739 protein C1orf74 homolog, which produces MSLIKDLHSAAKNHLKGLKRSLVLKLAAEILSVDCGLKPCFLYDFSAADMLQILNYLKELQKMGFIKGPLHLLTMEENILILNVSRVVSFLKILLQSKDLHVMDVSAQLKQPKIFGQDQLCHIRPHISDLLTHLRPYLGEQPGSITVTELPCSEWNLCTMFGLLLHYPAVYWFDTTRNFENCLSLMPLKRFIVQTTCPKIELHKFQLYSFTIPELIYPSLQSPLQTWSKDVRRVFHEQGHFTDLEIITETVTLPAVAL; this is translated from the coding sequence ATGTCTCTTATAAAGGATCTTCACTCGGCAGCGAAGAACCATCTTAAAGGGCTGAAGAGGTCATTAGTCCTGAAACTTGCTGCTGAAATACTGTCTGTAGACTGTGGACTAAAGCCGTGTTTTTTGTATGACTTCAGTGCAGCAGATATGCTCCAAATATTGAACTACCTCAAAGAGCTTCAAAAGATGGGTTTTATAAAAGGGCCTCTCCACCTTCTTACCATGGAAGAGAATATTCTGATTCTTAATGTGTCGAGAGTTGTCTCTTTTCTGAAGATATTACTACAGAGTAAAGACTTACACGTAATGGATGTTTCTGCCCAGCTAAAGCAACCCAAGATATTTGGGCAGGATCAACTTTGTCATATCCGACCCCATATTTCAGATCTTTTGACGCATCTAAGACCTTACCTGGGAGAACAGCCAGGTTCCATAACAGTTACAGAGCTCCCTTGTTCAGAGTGGAATCTCTGCACAATGTTTGGTCTCCTCCTCCATTACCCGGCTGTTTACTGGTTTGATACCACAAGAAACTTTGAGAATTGCTTGTCTCTTATGCCACTGAAGCGTTTTATTGTCCAGACCACATGTCCCAAAATAGAACTACATAAATTTCAGCTTTATTCTTTCACAATTCCAGAGTTGATATATCCTTCTCTGCAATCGCCACTGCAGACATGGAGCAAGGATGTCAGACGTGTGTTTCATGAACAAGGTCATTTCACAGACCTTGAAATTATCACAGAAACTGTAACACTACCAGCTGTGGCTCTCTAA